The nucleotide sequence cactgatatatattgtgaaatgGAGAATACATATCAATATAAACAAATTGTTCCTCATAACCTTGTCCTGTGCTGCAAGTCCCATGAAAGATAAGCAATGGATGCAAGGCTCAGTTCACCTAATGTTAATTTTGACAATTTGATAGGCTGTGATAAGTGATTTTCGAACATTTTACACACATTTGAAGTATTTACACTCCTGCAcatttctctgtctttctctggTGCCATCATTGCACTTGGGTATCTGAAGAATTGTGACAAGGGCTGGTTTTGGAATCGCTTAGGAGCACCATGGTGATCCTGATATCCTGACCAGGCTGTGCCACACTGGCAATTCATTATGATTCATGATCCAAATTTTAGGAAGGCAGTAATATTCAGTTAATAATTAGTATGGCTAAAGGGGGATATAAATTTGTTGTTAACCTTGTAGTACCATGTCTATCAATCCCTGATAATGCAATGGTTTTATTTAGTGTCTATTAAAGTGGTATAacataagaaaatgctggaaacattcaacaggttgggcagcatctgtggaaagagaaacaggtaaagTTTCAGGTCGGGGACCCTTGGtctgatgaaagaccattgaGCTGAATTGTAatctccgtttctctttccacgggtactgcctgacctgttgcctattttcagcattttctgtttttatttcagatttccaacatctacagcttTTTCTGATTTTTGGTATACGAGGACAGTGCCTGGTTTGGTCCAGGGATtcgaaaaacaaaatgaaacagcagatgctggaagtttgaaataaaaacagaaaatgctggaaacagtcagcaggtcaggcagcatctgtggaaagagaaacagagttaatatttcaagttggagacacaagagactgcacatgctggaacctggagcaaaaaaacccaAGATTTCAAGttgatggtctttcatcagaTCTGAGCAAAATGGGAAAACAAGCACGTTTTAAGTGGCAGAAAAGAGGAAGGGGAACGCAGGGGACAAGGGGTATGACTGTGATGGGGTGTAGACCAGGAGAGCCTGAATGTGAGAGGGTGGTGACAGCTTGTTCATTGCAGATACTCAGTCTGGAGGAGATGTTCACCAAAGATGAATGAATTATTTTATCCTTTGTCCTCATTCTTGCCAGCATCATGGGAGCATCCAGCTTGTGTTTGTTTGTCTGTTTAATTAAACAAAATGCTAGTGTTTCAATTCCAGAGCTGCTTTCTCTAGCCAGAGATTAATACAAAACTGGCAAGGCACGAAATTCAGCTCAGTCAACTGCCTGCCTCTAGAAACCGTTAATAGTGCAACACCAGCGTCAACTGGAGAATTTATTTGCTGAAATAATTTTTACCTTGCTGTTAACTTGTTTAAGTACAAACATACAGGaaattatttcaaaacaaaacctaTCTTCTACAGTTTTAAAGAGTTTCTGACAATCCTTTATCAATAAaattggggaggggtgtgggtgtgggatgaGAGAGTTTGTAGGTTGAAAGGAAACATTTTCAGTGTTGGGAATTTACTGCCGGAAAGAATGGTGGAAtgataaagttaaaaaaaaggttaaataATTGAAGGGGAAAGAATTGCAGGGATTTGCTGCATCACGTTGCATTGCAGGGTCAAAGTGTcttataccagagggcatgcatttaacgtgggagggataagttcaaaggagctgtgtggggcaagtttttttccacacagagagtggtgggtgcctggaatgtgttgccaggggtagtggtggaggcaaatacgatagaggcattgaagaggttcttagacacatgaatgtgcagagaatggagggatatagacattgtgtaggcagaaaggattagtttagttaggtgtttaattactagtttaattagtttgacacaacattgtgggctgaaggacctgttcttttgctgtactgttctatattctatgttcggTAACAATCAGGACACTGGGATGAATTGGATATTTCCTTCCAATGGGCCAAATAATTTCtcgttctataattctatgaaatgCTACAATGCAACAAAATGGGAATAACAACACAATAATCAGGGATTGCAGACCTGACTGCTCCTGGTGTCAATCACTGTGTCAATGGCATGGATTTCACTTAGCTGAATCACTCCAGCACTTTtctttctgtgtttaaaaacacAGCAACAGAATTTGGTATTAGCTAATTTATTTCTAAGCTCTTTGCATCTGAGACCATAAATCACTGGACTAAGACACTGGGCTACAGAGAAAATGGCAGTGTTGACTAGTTTCAGTATTACTAAGTTAGGCTTTTTACCTAGTCCTATTGTGATCAAAACCGGGAGAATGAAGAAGCTTAATTGTATGCCATGGATGAGAATGGTATTCCTTGCTTGCACATTAGAGGACACAAAATGCCCAGCCCGCTTTCCTTCTCGGTATATTAAACAATAGCTTATTACAATCATGAGAAAACACAGTAGAACAAATGCAATTCCAATTTGCCTTGAAGCAAATCCATCCATTGGATGAGGACAGCTAGGGTCTTTTTCAATTATATATGCCAAAGAGACATACTGACTTTGATAGATTATTGACCACAGTGGATTCTGCACTGCTAATATCCATATTATTGCAGTTATTTTCTTGTTTGCTGAACCAACAAGTGAACGATATCGCAGTGGCCAACAGATAGCTAGGCATGCATTCAAAGACATTAGGGTTAAAGTTAGCATAATGCATTGTGCGAATATTATTTGTATAGGGAGCAGGATCCAGCAAAGAATTCGAGGTGAGTTGACTTTGAAGAGTCGAAAGCTGTTTGTCAATGTGCCCAAGGCGAAATACATGGAAGAGTAGATGAGATGCTGGCACAGGAGAATGTATCTTGTCTCTTGCTTCAATTCCAACTCTTGCTGCACCGTACTAATTATTACATGACTGCATACAGCAGTGACGATAAAATCAATTAGATAAACTGAAGTCTTCACTGTATCAAATGTATAATCAGAAGTCTCGTTAGAGCTGTTCATGGCTTCGTTTAATGCTCTTTGTAAATGGAATGAACATACCATACTACGTTATTCCTCCATCAAGTATTATTGCTCATATTAAAGGGCATCTTGCCACTTCAGTTTCTGTGCTTCACTGTTCATTGATGTAATTTGTCTGCAACTACAGATCTCTAAAGGAAAGAAACAACGAACTTAGCTGAACATTATCAAGCACAATACAAACTGCATCAGGTCCAGAAGGCTGGATCATTATTGAGTTCATTATATATGGAAAGATATTTCATTCTCTGTACAAAATGGGGAAAATTACCCCTCCTTCTAGGACTAACTATGTCATGAATGTGTATCTGATAATTGGTTTGTATAACATGAACAGAATATCTGTTCTCATAATTCCTGCAATATGCTCCGGAATCGCCATGAATGGAATAGCTTGTCTTTGGTTTGCTATTGACTTGGTTAAATGGTAGCTCCTGTTCAGTGGTCACCCGCAAGTCATTGTCCATGAAACCTCACCATcttaagagaaaataaattgggaCTTTGGTTTTATTAATGGCTAAAATAGCAGTAAAATAGACTAAAACAAAGACATGCTACAAAACAAAGATCAAAATCAAAACTCCAGATCTAAGACAAAAAGGGCAATGAAATGTTTTTGCTGtttttctctccgtagatgctgcctgacttgcatgACACAAGGCATTGCTTTCTTAGAGAAGGGCACTGCACAGAGCAGTTATTGAGACAGGATGGGGAAGAAATTGATTAAGAAACTTGACATTCCAAATAATTAGAAATGAAATATAATGAGTGAACAGATCTTGCATTAAGCCAGATGAAATGCACCCTGTTTTGTTTTCACCTGATACGCAATTCAATCTTCAGAGAAAGCAATTGTGTCAGTAACTGTTCAAGTCTCACCTTCATAATTCATGATacttaatttatagtaatttatgtttatgttaacttctgtttgtcctcatcttgtactgtgctgctgcaaaaatagACCCAGTGTATGTactgtatgcctatgacaacaataaacttgaacttgaatcatTGTAACGGGAATAAGATTATTTCATGTGCCTcgcttctgcaaaacaaaaaaaataggagtgggatAAAGGGGTCAACtatttttttgctttaattgttctgcattttgtttaaCAAGGAAGATTTCAGTTTCTCCTTAATTTCTCTGAGGAAGTGATGTTTTAAATTGACTTTGGTGTACTCTACAACGCTGGCTTTGAATCCTCCAAAAGGAATTTGATTAAGTTCCACATGAAAGATTACTAATTAAACTCAATGCTCTGGAGGTTCTGAGCAGACACAGGGAGTAAGAAGATGGTCACACAGTGGAAAACAACGGTTATTGAGTGAAAGATTATCTGGGAATACTGAGTGGATGCCTTTAGGCTCCATGTTGAGattactattgtaatgaatttgtattaattagttgaatttagaAGATTGTGCAATTAGAGAAGACATCTAACTGCATAAAGTAGTTGATGGTGAGTTAATTGCagttttcaaaactgagattacaAGATTTCTGGTTTGCTTGTTGAGGGATATGAAACAAAGCAAGAAGTACTGAGGTATAGATTAGCCATGGTGAAACAaacttgaaggactgaatggGCTAGTCCTATCCTTATGTTCTGGTTCTAAAAGCAGAGTAGGATTGATATTGATTGGGTTTATAGAGAGACTTGAATAGCAGTGTTAAAGTTAGTAGTAATATTACAGCAGGGTCAAAGGTAGTTCTAGATACAAATGCAAAGTTAACATTAGCCCTTAAAACTATAGATGGTTTAATGTTTGTCATTGATAGCAACTTAATATAAaattaattagttttaattttactACAGGATCAAAAGGAATCAGAGGATAGGGCGGTTGACTGGGAAGCTGGATATGAGACAAGATATTCCATGATATGCTGATTGGTAGAACAGGCTCAAGAGGCCACAGGTcctattcttgctcctaactTATGTTCTTTATGTTTAGTCCTAAAGATCTATCAGGTCAAAGATAATTGCAACAATCAAATAGGGATAAGTCTACTCATAATAGTAAGACATTATTGAAATCAGTACTGAAATGGAAACAGCTTTATTATGGACATATGCTGCTTCTTTAGCTGAATTGTTATAATGACAAAATCCTTAGttgaattatttgaaaaaaatacagatgtcAATAAAACTTGACACGTCTTTTGTATTCAATAGAACTCATACCAGTTTGAGGTTACCAAACAATTATTGTGTATTGTGGCATTTCTCTTTGTATAGTTTTGTTAAGAATCTATAACTATCTGCCTTTATGGAATTGTTTGAAATTCCTGACAATTATCATGTGTTGGGAATCTGCAGGTGTTATTAATATCTTATAAAGTTTCAACTGGTTATCTGcaacatttattattttcataCTTATTTCCATCATCATTACACCACCCCTTGCTGTCCCCATCCTGGCACTCTTGTTAAACCCTCCAAGAGGCCAGGAGTGCAAGATGCT is from Pristis pectinata isolate sPriPec2 chromosome 6, sPriPec2.1.pri, whole genome shotgun sequence and encodes:
- the LOC127571891 gene encoding odorant receptor 131-2, whose protein sequence is MVCSFHLQRALNEAMNSSNETSDYTFDTVKTSVYLIDFIVTAVCSHVIISTVQQELELKQETRYILLCQHLIYSSMYFALGTLTNSFRLFKVNSPRILCWILLPIQIIFAQCIMLTLTLMSLNACLAICWPLRYRSLVGSANKKITAIIWILAVQNPLWSIIYQSQYVSLAYIIEKDPSCPHPMDGFASRQIGIAFVLLCFLMIVISYCLIYREGKRAGHFVSSNVQARNTILIHGIQLSFFILPVLITIGLGKKPNLVILKLVNTAIFSVAQCLSPVIYGLRCKELRNKLANTKFCCCVFKHRKKSAGVIQLSEIHAIDTVIDTRSSQVCNP